A genomic segment from Neodiprion lecontei isolate iyNeoLeco1 chromosome 1, iyNeoLeco1.1, whole genome shotgun sequence encodes:
- the LOC124294455 gene encoding histidine-rich glycoprotein-like, producing the protein MGTWIWLLALVVVTAGAPQNAQFTKQAGLTPSIQLPVSSAATNTIHLETPQAFQVPAGSVARTTNAPTPTKVTQKRQLPGIGNFGFVGNTIPAQPLRFPSPGVPSVGLNQNAALGLLPSNSNIEDRISIDPGTLHYENLAASTSHQAQKRHHVGHYQHHGSHSHKSDHHHGHHHSAKHQHHEDHKHKSSHGHKHGHQHHEDHKHEEDHKHKHGHDHSHKHGHDHSHKHKGEHEHHHGHEHHSKHEHHEEHKHHGEHHHHHKHAHHNEHHHHHEHHHINEHHHHHSHKETESHHHHHGHDHKEDHKHDHEEKHSHKHGHEHKHGHEEEHKHDHHEDHHHSHHEDHKHGHHEDHKHSHHEEHGHKHGHDHKHDHHEEHDHKHGHDHKHDHHEKHDHKHGHEHKHDHHEDHKHSHHENHKHGHNHKHDHEHQEEHGHHGNHHHKHSDVEYHKHHGGHKHFGHHFGESKAYEEYAFPQENAPAAASSIIFGILSKDEASTEAAAVNDPVELHTGATVIQV; encoded by the exons ATGGGCACTTGG ATATGGCTTCTGGCTCTCGTCGTCGTCACGGCCGGTGCCCCGCAAAATGCACAATTTACGAAACAAGCCGGGTTGACCCCATCGATTCAGCTTCCCGTCAGTTCAGCTGCTACGAACACTATTCATTTGGAGACACCACAGGCCTTTCAGGTACCAGCCGGAAGTGTAGCAAGGACAACCAATGCCCCTACGCCGACGAAGGTTACCCAAAAAAGACAGCTTCCTGGGATAGGAAATTTCGGCTTCGTTGGCAATACCATTCCAGCCCAGCCACTGAGATTCCCGTCTCCTGGTGTGCCGTCTGTTGGACTTAACCAAAATGCCGCACTGGGCTTGCTACCGTCAAATTCAAACATTGAGGACAGAATCAGTATAGATCCCGGTACGTTACATTATGAGAATTTGGCTGCCTCTACATCGCACCAAGCTCAAAAACGACATCACGTTGGGCATTACCAACACCATGGAAGTCACAGTCATAAAAGTGATCATCACCACGGTCATCACCATAGCGCAAAACATCAGCATCACGAAGATCATAAGCATAAGTCGAGTCATGGTCATAAACATGGACATCAGCACCACGAAGATCACAAACATGAGGAGGACCATAAGCATAAGCATGGCCACGATCATAGCCACAAACACGGTCACGATCACAGCCACAAACATAAGGGTGAACACGAGCACCATCATGGCCACGAACATCACTCGAAACATGAGCACCACGAAGAGCACAAGCATCATGGTGAACATCATCACCACCACAAGCATGCTCATCACAATGAGCATCACCATCATCACGAGCATCATCATATCAACgagcaccaccaccaccacagTCACAAGGAAACGGAGTCGCATCACCACCATCACGGACACGACCACAAAGAAGATCATAAACATGAtcacgaagaaaaacactccCATAAACATGGGCATGAGCACAAACATGGCCACGAAGAAGAACACAAGCACGATCATCATGAAGATCATCATCATTCCCATCACGAGGACCACAAGCATGGCCACCATGAAGACCACAAGCATAGCCATCATGAAGAACACGGCCACAAGCATGGCCATGATCATAAACACGATCATCACGAAGAACACGATCACAAGCATGGTCATGATCATAAACATGATCATCATGAAAAACACGATCACAAGCATGGCCATGAACATAAACATGATCATCACGAGGACCACAAGCATTCCCATCACGAGAACCATAAGCATGGCCATAACCATAAGCATGATCATGAGCATCAGGAAGAGCACGGTCATCATGGAAATCATCACCACAAGCATAGCGACGTGGAATATCACAAACACCACGGTGGTCACAAACACTTTGGCCATCACTTTGGAGAGTCAAAGGCCTACGAAGAGTACGCTTTTCCTCAAGAAAATGCTCCGGCAGCTGCATCATCAATTATCTTCGGAATTTTGAGTAAAGACGAAGCGTCCACAGAAGCTGCGGCTGTAAATGACCCCGTGGAATTACATACAGGAGCTACAGTCATACAAGTATAG